Genomic DNA from Vicinamibacteria bacterium:
GAGCTCGGAGAAATCCTCCCGCATCCCTGAGAGCAAGCGGGTCCGAGCGAGCTCCGCCGCCTCACGGTCGAGGGGATCCAGCCGCCCCGCTAGAATCCAGCCGAGCTCGATGCGATTCACGGCCCTTGCGTCATCAGCGGGCCGCTTCATGACGCGGGACGAGCAGGGCGCGAGTGAGACATGGTTGCAAAGGAGAACGGTATCCCCAAATCCGTCTCGACCACATCAGCTCGGACGTGTATGAGGTCAGCTCGCCAAGCGGGAGCTCTACGGCGAATACCCTAGGCGGCTAGGTTGGTCACCGGATGTCCGCCTCCACGGCGGATAGATAGGGTCGATGAGGCCCGACTTCATGGAGTTCCATGCCTTCAACGCAGCCTATGTCCAGCAGCTCTACGATCGGTACCGAGAGGATTCGGAATCCGTCGAGCCGGCCTTCCGATCGTTCTTCGACACGAACTCCGCGCCGCTCGACACCGACCGGCCAGGAGCTTCCTTCCGTCTAGGCGACGTCATTGGAGCGGTTCAGCTGGCCCATGCCGTCCGCCAGTACGGTCATCTCGCGGCAAGTCTCGATCCGCTGGGAAGCACGCCCCTGGGCGACCCCGCCCTCGATCCCGCCACCCACAGTGTGGATGCGGCCCGTTTGCGCCGGCTGCCCTCCGACGTCGTGGGCGGGCCCGTAGCCGAAAGGACGTCCAACGCCTGGAAGGCTATCAGGGAGCTCCGCTCGGTCTACTCGAACACCCGCGGCTACGACTACCAGCACCTCCGCGCTTCCGAAGAACGCGAATGGCTACGGAACATGGCTGAGTCCTGCCGCTTTTGCCCGCCAAACGATCCCATCGACGAGGTGGTCCTCTTGAGACGCTTGACCGAGGTCGAAGTCTTCGAGCAGTTCCTGCATCGGACCTTCCCCGGCAGGTTCCGGTTCTCCATCGAAGGACTGGACATGCTCATCCCCGTTCTAGATGAGGTCATCGGCGAGGCGGCCGAGGATGGTCTCCGGAACATCGTCATCGGCATGGCCCATCGCGGGCGCCTCAATGTACTGGCTCACGTGCTCGGGAAACCTTACGCGCAGATCCTGGCCGAGTTCAAGGATCCCCTACTGACGCGCAAGTTTCCCGACGAGCTCGGATGGACCGGCGATGTGACCTATCACATGGGAGCGCGACGTGCTCTCAAGGACGAACGCGCCCCAGTCGACGTGACGGTTACCCTCCCTCCGAATCCGAGCCACGTGGAGGCGATCGACCCCGTCGTCGAGGGGATGGCGCGCGCCGCGGGAACCCAGGTGGATCAGCCTGGTGCGCCACGCTTCGAGCACGGAAAGACCCTTCCCATCCTGATTCATGGTGACGCCGCTTTCCCCGGACAGGGAGTGGTGGCCGAGACTCTCAACCTGTCCCGGCTTCCCGGTTACGAGACCGGAGGGACGATCCACATCATCACCAACAACCAGCTCGGATACACGACGACACCCGAAGACGCCTACTCCACGCATTACGCGAGCGACCTCGCCAAGGGATTCGAGATCCCGGTGGCCCATGCGAACGCCGACGATCCCGAAGCGTGCATCGAAGTCGCCCGTCTCGCCTACGCCTACCTGTCCCGCTATCACAAGGACTTCGTGATCGACCTCGTGGGCTATCGTCGCTTTGGCCATAACGAGAGCGATGAGCCCGGTTTCACCCAGCCAATGATGTACGCGAAGATCGGCGAGCATCCAACCGTCCGTGCGCTCTGGGCCGATGCGCTGCGAAAGCGCAGGGTCGTGAAAGAGGAGGAAGCGCGGGGGTTCATCCGTGAGCGAATGGACGAGCTCCAGAAAGCCCTCGAGACCCTCGAGCCGCAGAAAGACGTATCCCGGCCGACGGTGAGGACGCCGCCCGCGGGAGCCGCCCGCCGCGTCGAGACCGCGGTCCCCGTCGAGACCCTTCGGGAGTTGAACGCCGCTTTGCTCGAGCTTCCCAGAAGCTTCCGCCCCCACCCCAAGCTCGAACGGGTACGAAAGAAGCGCCAGACCGTCCTCGAAAAAATTGACGGGAAGTCC
This window encodes:
- a CDS encoding 2-oxoglutarate dehydrogenase E1 component; protein product: MRPDFMEFHAFNAAYVQQLYDRYREDSESVEPAFRSFFDTNSAPLDTDRPGASFRLGDVIGAVQLAHAVRQYGHLAASLDPLGSTPLGDPALDPATHSVDAARLRRLPSDVVGGPVAERTSNAWKAIRELRSVYSNTRGYDYQHLRASEEREWLRNMAESCRFCPPNDPIDEVVLLRRLTEVEVFEQFLHRTFPGRFRFSIEGLDMLIPVLDEVIGEAAEDGLRNIVIGMAHRGRLNVLAHVLGKPYAQILAEFKDPLLTRKFPDELGWTGDVTYHMGARRALKDERAPVDVTVTLPPNPSHVEAIDPVVEGMARAAGTQVDQPGAPRFEHGKTLPILIHGDAAFPGQGVVAETLNLSRLPGYETGGTIHIITNNQLGYTTTPEDAYSTHYASDLAKGFEIPVAHANADDPEACIEVARLAYAYLSRYHKDFVIDLVGYRRFGHNESDEPGFTQPMMYAKIGEHPTVRALWADALRKRRVVKEEEARGFIRERMDELQKALETLEPQKDVSRPTVRTPPAGAARRVETAVPVETLRELNAALLELPRSFRPHPKLERVRKKRQTVLEKIDGKSIDWPTAEELAFATILADGIAIRMSGEDVERGTFSQRHAVFHDVETGEEHVPLQSFSRESAAFEIHNSPLSENAALGFELGYNIQEPGRLVVWEAQYGDFINGAQTVVDEFLVSARAKWGQTPSMVLLLPHGHEGHGPDHSSARLERFLQLAAETNLRIVNCTTAAQY